One Campylobacter concisus DNA window includes the following coding sequences:
- a CDS encoding phospholipase A has product MRKFILFLALAFSLLAASELSEFQRAQALEQSGDIKGAMQIYKSIAANSINAQSMASQASLNAEPATSEAKVKQAKITQENKADHHLQNALGIELYKFNYLLPVTYAKNIPNDSRKSVETKFQISLAKPLFYDVFGLRESLVAAYTQTSWWQITRASAPFRETNYQPEIFLNFAYPKYLENIGIQNLKFGLLHESNGRDGKKSRSWNRAYVQSDFVYGKLNISPRAWVVIGDKGDNKDILKYIGRGDVRLSYNLNDHIFSLMLRNNLHFDKTNKGAAELSYMFPIFSSGVYGYLQYFTGYGESLIDYDRHTDKVGLGFVILK; this is encoded by the coding sequence ATGCGTAAGTTTATACTATTTTTGGCTCTTGCCTTTAGCCTTCTAGCAGCAAGCGAGCTTAGCGAGTTTCAAAGGGCGCAGGCACTCGAGCAAAGTGGCGATATAAAGGGCGCTATGCAAATTTATAAAAGCATCGCCGCAAACTCTATAAACGCGCAAAGCATGGCTTCTCAGGCTAGCCTAAATGCCGAGCCAGCGACGTCAGAAGCAAAGGTAAAGCAGGCTAAGATCACACAAGAAAACAAGGCTGATCATCATCTGCAAAACGCACTTGGCATAGAGCTTTATAAATTTAACTACCTTTTGCCAGTAACTTACGCTAAAAATATACCAAACGACAGCAGAAAGAGTGTTGAGACCAAGTTTCAAATAAGCCTTGCAAAGCCGCTATTTTACGACGTTTTTGGCCTTAGAGAGAGCCTAGTAGCGGCCTATACACAGACTTCTTGGTGGCAGATCACAAGGGCTTCAGCTCCATTTCGTGAGACAAACTACCAGCCAGAAATTTTCTTAAATTTTGCCTATCCAAAATATCTGGAAAATATCGGTATCCAAAACCTAAAATTTGGCCTTTTGCATGAGTCAAATGGACGTGATGGCAAAAAATCAAGAAGCTGGAATAGAGCCTATGTTCAAAGCGATTTTGTTTACGGCAAGCTTAATATCTCGCCAAGAGCTTGGGTAGTGATCGGTGACAAGGGCGACAATAAAGACATCCTAAAATATATCGGACGTGGCGATGTAAGACTTAGCTACAATCTCAATGATCACATCTTTAGCCTTATGCTAAGAAATAACTTACATTTTGATAAAACAAATAAAGGCGCGGCTGAACTTTCATATATGTTTCCGATATTTTCAAGCGGCGTTTATGGCTATTTGCAGTATTTTACTGGATATGGCGAGAGCTTGATTGACTATGATAGGCACACTGACAAGGTTGGTCTTGGCTTTGTTATTTTAAAATAG
- a CDS encoding molybdenum cofactor guanylyltransferase, with amino-acid sequence MQTCVILAGGKSSRMGQDKTLLPFGGFETLTHYQVAKFSKVFDEVFVSSKFEKFNPPLKLIKDESSEDYSPMLALYCVLKSFDHSVFIIPADMPFFDPKSLGELAKFKDEFEMVVAGDDEHIHSLCGFFSPSLAPLAHELYLKNEHKIGLLRKNCKCKIVNFEDKEQFFNVNFPEEYKIANEIQKKEQKDA; translated from the coding sequence ATGCAAACTTGCGTCATTTTAGCAGGTGGCAAGAGCTCGCGCATGGGTCAGGATAAGACCTTGTTGCCATTTGGGGGATTTGAAACACTCACGCACTATCAGGTTGCTAAATTTAGCAAAGTCTTTGATGAGGTTTTTGTAAGCTCTAAATTTGAGAAATTTAACCCGCCACTAAAGCTCATAAAAGATGAGAGCAGTGAGGATTATTCGCCGATGTTAGCGCTTTACTGCGTGCTAAAAAGCTTTGATCATAGCGTCTTTATCATCCCAGCTGATATGCCATTTTTTGACCCAAAAAGTCTTGGCGAGCTGGCTAAATTTAAAGATGAATTTGAGATGGTTGTGGCTGGCGATGATGAGCATATACACTCGCTTTGTGGCTTTTTTAGCCCAAGCTTAGCCCCACTTGCACATGAGCTTTATCTAAAAAATGAGCACAAAATCGGGCTTTTACGAAAAAACTGCAAGTGCAAGATAGTAAATTTTGAGGACAAAGAGCAGTTTTTTAACGTAAATTTCCCAGAAGAATACAAAATAGCAAACGAAATTCAAAAAAAGGAGCAAAAGGATGCGTAA